In Halomarina salina, one DNA window encodes the following:
- a CDS encoding SDR family NAD(P)-dependent oxidoreductase, producing the protein MNVEQFSVADQTVVITGSSQGIGEATARRFAEDGANVVVSSRDQEKVDAVADAINEDDPEGRAIAVACDVRERDAVEALVEATVEEFGGLDTMVNNAGASFMTGFDDISENGWKTIVDINLHGTYHCCQVAGQQMQEQDDGGSIVNFASVAGLEGSPYMSHYGSAKAAVVNLTKTLAFEYADHDIRVNCVAPGFVATPGVESQMGVSAENVERDTVKRRMGLSEEISDIVQFLATPASSYIVGETIRAAGVPDIMESPEV; encoded by the coding sequence GTGAACGTCGAGCAGTTCAGCGTCGCCGACCAGACGGTCGTCATCACGGGCTCCTCGCAGGGAATCGGCGAGGCGACAGCGCGTCGGTTCGCCGAGGACGGCGCGAACGTCGTCGTCTCCTCGCGCGACCAGGAGAAAGTCGACGCCGTCGCGGACGCCATCAACGAGGACGACCCGGAGGGTCGGGCCATCGCCGTCGCGTGTGACGTACGCGAACGCGATGCCGTGGAGGCGCTCGTCGAGGCCACCGTCGAGGAGTTCGGCGGGCTCGACACGATGGTCAACAACGCCGGCGCGTCGTTCATGACGGGCTTCGACGACATCTCGGAGAACGGCTGGAAGACCATCGTCGACATCAACCTCCACGGGACGTACCACTGCTGTCAGGTCGCCGGACAGCAGATGCAGGAGCAGGACGACGGCGGGTCCATCGTCAACTTCGCCAGCGTGGCGGGACTGGAGGGGTCGCCGTACATGAGCCACTACGGGTCGGCGAAGGCCGCCGTCGTCAACCTCACGAAGACGCTGGCGTTCGAGTACGCCGATCACGACATCCGCGTCAACTGCGTCGCGCCGGGGTTCGTCGCAACGCCCGGCGTCGAGTCACAGATGGGTGTCAGCGCGGAGAACGTCGAGCGCGACACCGTCAAGCGCCGGATGGGGCTGAGCGAGGAGATAAGCGACATCGTCCAGTTCCTCGCGACTCCCGCGTCCTCGTACATCGTCGGTGAGACCATCCGGGCCGCGGGCGTGCCCGACATCATGGAGTCACCCGAGGTATGA
- a CDS encoding TIGR04024 family LLM class F420-dependent oxidoreductase yields the protein MSDDESDVDDGGHASDADHASDADRDVFLPVAAQPSVDALVEQAERAESLGYDRAWLPETWGRNAMVVLTSIAERTETIGLGTSIAPIYSRSPALTGMSAATLQEVSDGRFRLGLGPSGPIVIENWHGVDFGNPLRRTRETVDVVRQVLSGEEVEYDGEYFDVSGFRLRSAVPDPAPSIDVAGMGPKSVELAGRFADGWHALMLTPDGLADRMEDVERGAELGDRDPDDVRVTLSLTCAALEDRERARDIVRQHSAFYVGGMGTFYRDNLARQGYEETANTVYDEWNGGDRQQAIDAIDDDLLDDLAVAGTPDEARERLERFESLDAVDAVSVSFPREATIEEINATIDALAPS from the coding sequence ATGAGCGACGACGAGAGTGACGTAGACGACGGCGGACACGCGAGCGATGCAGACCACGCGAGCGACGCCGACCGCGACGTGTTCCTCCCCGTCGCCGCCCAGCCGAGCGTCGACGCACTGGTCGAGCAAGCGGAGCGCGCCGAGTCGCTGGGGTACGACCGTGCCTGGCTCCCCGAGACGTGGGGGCGCAACGCGATGGTCGTGCTGACGAGCATCGCCGAGCGGACCGAGACCATCGGTCTCGGCACCTCCATCGCGCCCATCTACTCGCGCTCCCCGGCGCTGACCGGGATGAGTGCGGCGACGCTTCAGGAGGTGTCGGACGGCCGGTTCCGTCTCGGACTCGGTCCGTCGGGCCCCATCGTCATCGAGAACTGGCACGGCGTCGACTTCGGCAACCCGCTCCGCCGCACCCGCGAGACCGTCGACGTCGTCAGGCAGGTGCTCTCCGGGGAGGAGGTGGAGTACGACGGCGAGTACTTCGACGTGTCGGGCTTCCGCCTGCGCTCGGCGGTGCCCGACCCTGCGCCGTCCATCGACGTGGCCGGGATGGGGCCGAAGTCGGTCGAACTCGCGGGACGCTTCGCCGACGGGTGGCACGCGCTCATGCTCACCCCCGATGGACTGGCGGACCGGATGGAGGACGTCGAACGCGGTGCCGAACTCGGTGACCGCGACCCCGACGACGTTCGCGTGACGCTGTCGCTGACCTGCGCGGCGCTGGAGGACCGCGAACGCGCTCGCGACATCGTCCGCCAGCACAGCGCGTTCTACGTCGGCGGGATGGGGACGTTCTACCGCGACAACCTCGCCCGACAGGGGTACGAGGAGACGGCCAACACCGTCTACGACGAGTGGAACGGCGGCGACCGGCAGCAGGCCATCGACGCCATCGACGACGACCTGCTCGACGACCTCGCGGTCGCCGGAACGCCCGACGAGGCGCGCGAGCGACTCGAACGGTTCGAGTCGCTCGACGCCGTCGACGCGGTGTCGGTGTCGTTCCCGCGCGAGGCGACCATCGAGGAGATCAACGCCACCATCGACGCGCTCGCGCCGTCGTAA
- a CDS encoding thiamine pyrophosphate-binding protein — translation MSDQYTGADLFVDALEQYGVTHLFGNPGTTELPIMEALGDSDLEYVLGLHEDVAVGMAGGYAQTRRYHAHDDEDVMPAGVVNLHVTPGLAHGLGNVYAASMTGAPLVVTAGNHELDFRHEEPILSGDLLELAGQFCKFSAEVTSVEALPLLVRRAFRIALTPPMGPVFLALPADVMMTETDADPEPLGAIPTAGRGDAAQIDEAARLLAEAENPVLVLGDHVARADGSEAAVALAEASGARVHGEMLACEVSFPGDHEQWLSFIPPREQFASMLLNADTLAFVGTSTNTTLLPHESDLVPESATCIHVGSDPDEVGKLYQADAAVVGDPGEVMADIADRVADRVDEDERRRRIEQVETLKESMSGMLDGVGMGDAGPDDPRPSKAELVDALRSAAPDAYVVDEGVTSKYPLMLRWPLQAGQFVSNKGGGLGYGLPASVGAALAEGMRDDPRQVVGFVGDGSYLYYPHSLYSAARYDLDLTVVVPDNRNYRILKDNTNAIFGGDDEDHTFVGMDFDPPVDIPANARSHGASAGQAETPDELEGAIEEALSTPGPYVLDVLVHD, via the coding sequence ATGAGCGACCAGTACACGGGCGCTGACCTGTTCGTCGACGCGCTCGAACAGTACGGCGTCACGCACCTGTTCGGCAACCCCGGAACGACCGAACTGCCCATCATGGAGGCGCTCGGCGACAGCGACCTCGAGTACGTCCTCGGCCTCCACGAGGACGTCGCCGTCGGGATGGCCGGGGGCTACGCCCAGACCCGCCGGTACCACGCTCACGACGACGAGGACGTGATGCCCGCTGGCGTCGTGAACCTCCACGTCACCCCCGGCCTCGCACACGGCCTCGGCAACGTCTACGCGGCGAGCATGACCGGCGCGCCGCTCGTCGTCACCGCCGGCAACCACGAACTCGACTTCCGCCACGAGGAGCCCATCCTCTCGGGCGACCTGCTCGAACTCGCCGGGCAGTTCTGCAAGTTCAGCGCCGAGGTCACCAGCGTCGAGGCGCTACCGCTGCTCGTCCGCCGGGCGTTCCGTATCGCGCTCACGCCACCGATGGGGCCGGTGTTCCTCGCGCTCCCGGCGGACGTGATGATGACCGAGACCGACGCCGACCCGGAACCGCTGGGCGCGATACCGACCGCCGGGCGCGGCGACGCCGCCCAGATAGACGAGGCGGCGCGACTGCTCGCGGAGGCGGAGAACCCCGTCCTCGTCCTCGGCGACCACGTCGCCCGAGCCGACGGGTCGGAGGCGGCCGTCGCCCTCGCCGAGGCCTCGGGGGCGCGGGTCCACGGCGAGATGCTCGCCTGCGAGGTGAGCTTCCCCGGCGACCACGAGCAGTGGCTCTCGTTCATCCCGCCGCGCGAGCAGTTCGCCTCGATGCTGTTGAACGCGGACACGCTCGCGTTCGTCGGCACCTCGACGAACACCACGCTGCTCCCCCACGAGTCCGACCTCGTCCCCGAGTCGGCGACCTGCATCCACGTCGGGAGCGACCCCGACGAGGTCGGGAAGCTCTACCAGGCCGACGCCGCCGTCGTGGGTGACCCGGGAGAGGTGATGGCCGACATCGCCGACCGCGTCGCCGACCGCGTGGACGAGGACGAACGTCGCCGCCGCATCGAACAGGTCGAGACGCTCAAGGAGTCGATGTCGGGGATGCTCGACGGCGTCGGGATGGGCGACGCCGGCCCGGACGACCCGCGCCCGTCGAAGGCCGAACTCGTCGACGCGCTCCGGTCGGCCGCGCCGGACGCCTACGTCGTCGACGAGGGCGTCACCTCGAAGTACCCGCTCATGCTCCGCTGGCCGCTGCAGGCCGGCCAGTTCGTCTCGAACAAAGGCGGCGGCCTCGGCTACGGGCTCCCCGCGAGCGTCGGCGCGGCACTCGCGGAGGGGATGCGAGACGACCCGCGACAGGTCGTCGGCTTCGTCGGCGACGGGTCGTACCTCTACTACCCCCACAGCCTCTACTCCGCCGCCCGGTACGACCTCGACCTGACGGTGGTCGTCCCGGACAACCGCAACTACCGCATCCTGAAGGACAACACGAACGCCATCTTCGGCGGCGACGACGAGGACCACACGTTCGTCGGCATGGACTTCGACCCGCCGGTCGACATCCCCGCCAACGCGCGGTCTCACGGCGCGAGTGCGGGCCAGGCCGAGACGCCCGACGAACTGGAGGGAGCCATCGAGGAGGCGCTCTCGACGCCCGGCCCGTACGTGCTGGACGTGCTCGTCCACGACTGA
- a CDS encoding sulfatase, which yields MPATVVVITVDSLRADAQHAMPTLQRLADGGTRFTHAYTHGNWTPFSFPSVLGSDPVFTDGPRVGPSARETVAERLQRAGVETVGLNAANGFLTEHWGYDRGFDTFETFLGGSRWLAAHPTVGGWLQLVAAPGRRAMARIRGTEDRIAVDTSHLKALEDHATAAVESADGPLFCWLHYMDTHTPYLPAPRHVRAVTGGTGSGTMLRAHVRAGLGREVSDQALDDLRALYHGAAHQVDASIARVLATLREAGRGDATVVVAGDHGEEFQEHGHLAHYPKLYRELVHVPLVVGRPADVESSENEDAAADASEREDRVATAPVGLDVIPPTVCDAFDLPTGDLAGRSLLPTVRDGQQVGGDPVVSVAVRGPSVTTQPIPRRLDDGELLVSVRDERFTYISHTESGAVELYDRSSDPGEQTDVAGEARFSTVESAFEDVAAAHAASLGGDGADAHGEEEGGVPEDVSERLRALGYR from the coding sequence GTGCCAGCAACGGTCGTGGTGATAACCGTGGACTCGCTCCGGGCGGACGCACAGCACGCGATGCCGACCCTGCAACGACTCGCCGACGGCGGAACGCGATTCACCCACGCGTACACCCACGGCAACTGGACACCGTTCTCGTTCCCGAGCGTCCTCGGGTCGGACCCGGTGTTCACCGACGGCCCTCGCGTCGGTCCCTCGGCCCGCGAAACCGTCGCCGAACGCCTCCAGCGAGCGGGCGTGGAGACGGTCGGTCTGAACGCGGCCAACGGCTTCCTCACCGAGCACTGGGGGTACGACCGCGGGTTCGACACCTTCGAGACGTTCCTGGGCGGGTCGCGCTGGCTGGCCGCCCACCCCACGGTGGGCGGCTGGCTACAGTTGGTCGCCGCGCCGGGACGCCGGGCGATGGCCCGCATCAGGGGGACCGAGGACCGCATCGCCGTCGACACCTCCCACCTGAAGGCGCTCGAAGACCACGCGACGGCGGCCGTCGAGTCCGCCGACGGACCGCTGTTCTGCTGGCTGCACTACATGGACACGCACACGCCGTACCTGCCCGCCCCGCGGCACGTCCGCGCGGTCACCGGTGGCACCGGGAGCGGGACGATGCTCCGCGCGCACGTCCGCGCTGGACTGGGTCGCGAGGTGAGCGACCAGGCGCTCGACGACCTCCGGGCGCTCTACCACGGGGCGGCCCACCAGGTCGACGCGAGCATCGCGCGGGTGCTGGCGACGCTCCGCGAGGCGGGCCGTGGCGACGCCACCGTCGTCGTCGCCGGCGACCACGGCGAGGAGTTCCAGGAGCACGGCCACCTCGCGCACTACCCGAAACTCTACCGCGAACTCGTCCACGTCCCGCTGGTGGTCGGCCGACCGGCCGACGTCGAGTCGAGCGAGAACGAGGACGCAGCCGCGGACGCGAGCGAACGCGAGGACCGCGTCGCCACCGCACCGGTCGGTCTGGACGTGATTCCGCCGACGGTCTGCGACGCGTTCGACCTGCCGACCGGCGACCTCGCCGGTCGGAGCCTGCTCCCGACGGTCCGCGACGGTCAACAGGTCGGCGGCGACCCGGTCGTCTCCGTCGCCGTCCGTGGCCCGTCGGTGACGACGCAGCCGATTCCCCGTCGCCTCGACGACGGCGAGTTGCTCGTGAGCGTGCGCGACGAGCGGTTCACCTACATCTCCCACACCGAGTCGGGCGCGGTCGAACTGTACGACCGGTCGTCGGACCCCGGCGAGCAGACCGACGTTGCAGGCGAGGCGCGCTTCTCGACGGTCGAATCGGCCTTCGAGGACGTCGCTGCGGCCCACGCCGCGTCGCTCGGCGGCGACGGGGCAGACGCTCACGGCGAGGAGGAAGGTGGGGTCCCCGAGGACGTCTCCGAGCGGTTGCGGGCGCTCGGCTATCGGTGA
- a CDS encoding DUF7537 family lipoprotein, which yields METRRILAVLLAACAVLAGCGGAPTTPTDASTTDGRTPSPPPTTESTETTAVPTDQNLALDAETLAADHADALAATSYESRFSFSVDLPDGTAGIAERRTVDRGADLATEVQTTTLDDTNGTTTVDISRVTFVGNDTTYERLTGTNYATVFSTNDGQGTDTSPIDANDVGSDVVDAAASVEWTAVGTATVDGVEVTRYEAAGPESVRQFRDETSFGESAMNRVETTESANATLLVGDDGVVRQFSLTVEGTTDGEPVAVSLDVRFSNVGTASAELPSWLDDAKQNT from the coding sequence ATGGAGACCAGAAGGATCCTCGCGGTGCTCCTCGCCGCCTGCGCCGTCCTCGCCGGGTGCGGCGGCGCACCGACGACTCCGACAGACGCGTCGACGACCGACGGCCGTACACCGTCGCCGCCACCGACGACAGAGTCGACCGAGACGACGGCCGTGCCGACCGACCAGAATTTGGCGCTCGACGCCGAGACGCTCGCCGCGGACCACGCGGACGCGCTCGCGGCGACGTCCTACGAGTCGCGGTTCTCGTTCAGCGTCGACCTGCCAGACGGAACCGCTGGCATCGCTGAGCGCCGGACGGTCGACCGCGGGGCCGACCTCGCCACGGAGGTCCAGACGACGACGCTCGACGACACCAACGGGACGACGACCGTCGACATCTCGCGAGTGACGTTCGTCGGCAACGACACGACCTACGAGCGACTCACGGGGACGAACTACGCGACGGTGTTCAGCACGAACGACGGCCAGGGCACCGACACCTCGCCCATCGACGCGAACGACGTGGGGTCGGACGTCGTCGACGCGGCCGCGAGCGTCGAGTGGACCGCGGTTGGGACGGCGACGGTCGACGGCGTCGAGGTGACGCGCTACGAGGCGGCCGGCCCCGAGAGCGTCCGGCAGTTCCGCGACGAGACGTCGTTCGGGGAGAGCGCGATGAACCGCGTCGAGACCACCGAGAGCGCGAACGCGACGCTACTGGTAGGTGACGACGGCGTCGTCAGACAGTTCTCGCTGACGGTCGAGGGAACCACCGACGGCGAACCGGTGGCCGTTTCGCTCGACGTCCGGTTCTCGAACGTCGGAACCGCGTCCGCCGAGTTGCCGTCGTGGCTCGACGACGCGAAGCAGAACACGTAA
- a CDS encoding FAD-binding oxidoreductase yields the protein MPHDCSFLSDLDVAVSFENDDLENHAADWGTQETEKRTLPDAVVRPESTEEVSAVLAAADERGVPVTPYAAGTSLEGNAVPAFNGISMDVMGMNEVLDVRPDDFQIDVQPGVMGTAVDDAVAEYGLFFPPLPSSGNLSTIGGMIANSASGMQTVKYGEVGDWVLELEAVLADGSVVETGSRAIKTSSGYDLKSLLVGSEGTLAVVTRATLSLQGRPQQIRGGRAIFPTLDDAAEAVFDVVRSGVDVAKIELIDELSAEMANDYLGTGLPDSPMTFLEFHANHGVEEEIAFCESVFEEHGVERFEMADEGEMEDLWAARRELAFAARAWDPEQQPLHPGDITVPISEYPDIIRYAKELEAEYGLPVPCFGHAGDGNLHYSVLVPDDPEVREQGEELYREVVERAIEVGGTCTGEHGIGLGKREYLELEHGAASVDAMRRIKRALDPNDTLNPGKMFPETMEEGRRVRLEEADD from the coding sequence ATGCCACACGACTGTTCGTTCCTCTCGGACCTCGACGTCGCCGTCTCGTTCGAGAATGACGACCTGGAGAACCACGCGGCCGACTGGGGGACACAGGAGACGGAGAAACGGACGCTCCCGGACGCCGTCGTCCGTCCCGAGTCGACCGAAGAGGTGTCGGCGGTGCTCGCCGCGGCCGACGAACGCGGCGTCCCCGTGACGCCCTACGCCGCGGGGACGAGCCTGGAGGGGAACGCCGTCCCCGCGTTCAACGGCATCAGCATGGACGTGATGGGGATGAACGAGGTGCTCGACGTCCGGCCCGACGACTTCCAGATAGACGTACAACCGGGCGTGATGGGCACCGCAGTCGACGACGCGGTAGCCGAGTACGGTCTGTTCTTCCCGCCGTTGCCCTCCTCGGGCAACCTCTCGACCATCGGCGGGATGATAGCGAACAGCGCCAGCGGGATGCAGACGGTGAAGTACGGCGAGGTGGGCGACTGGGTGCTCGAACTCGAAGCCGTCCTCGCGGACGGGAGCGTCGTCGAGACGGGCAGTCGCGCCATCAAGACCTCCAGCGGCTACGACCTGAAGTCGCTGCTCGTCGGCAGCGAGGGGACGCTCGCCGTCGTCACCCGCGCGACGCTCTCGCTGCAGGGCAGGCCACAGCAGATTCGCGGCGGCCGGGCCATCTTCCCGACGCTCGACGACGCCGCGGAGGCCGTCTTCGACGTCGTCCGCTCGGGCGTCGACGTGGCCAAGATAGAACTCATCGACGAACTGAGCGCCGAGATGGCCAACGACTACCTCGGAACCGGTCTCCCCGACTCGCCGATGACGTTCCTGGAGTTCCACGCGAACCACGGCGTCGAGGAGGAGATCGCGTTCTGCGAGAGCGTGTTCGAGGAGCACGGCGTCGAACGCTTCGAGATGGCCGACGAGGGGGAGATGGAGGACCTGTGGGCGGCCCGCCGCGAACTCGCGTTCGCCGCCCGCGCCTGGGACCCCGAGCAGCAACCGCTCCACCCCGGCGACATCACCGTCCCCATCAGCGAGTACCCGGACATCATCCGCTACGCGAAGGAACTGGAGGCCGAGTACGGGCTGCCCGTTCCCTGCTTCGGCCACGCGGGCGACGGCAACCTCCACTACTCCGTCCTCGTCCCCGACGACCCCGAGGTCCGCGAGCAGGGCGAGGAGCTGTACCGGGAGGTCGTCGAACGCGCCATCGAGGTGGGCGGGACCTGCACGGGCGAACACGGTATCGGGCTGGGGAAACGCGAGTACCTCGAACTCGAACACGGCGCGGCGAGCGTCGACGCGATGCGCCGTATCAAGCGCGCGCTGGACCCCAACGACACGCTGAATCCGGGGAAGATGTTCCCCGAAACCATGGAGGAAGGGCGACGGGTCCGACTGGAGGAGGCCGACGACTGA
- a CDS encoding quinone oxidoreductase family protein, whose translation MQAIEVTEFGDADVLRTTERDAPEPGEGQVRIEVRAAGINFADIMQRRGHYQGGPQPTYVPGMEVAGVVDAVGEGVGRSVGDEVVGMVGEGGYAEYVLGDANGLFDVPENMSFEEAAGFPVQFLTAHNCLHEWGELEEGESVLIHAAAGGVGTAAVQIAREAGAETFGTASTQEKLDLASDLGLDHPINYTETDFAEEVNDLTDGDGVDLVLDGIGSDTTERSLDCLTHFGRMVSYGAASGEPGRPDTASLLFANQRVIGYHLGQAMYRTPQKVMSAVPPLTEMLSSGTLEVQVGETFALDEAADAHRYIENRESSGKVLLVP comes from the coding sequence ATGCAGGCTATCGAGGTGACGGAGTTCGGCGACGCCGACGTGTTGCGAACGACCGAGCGCGACGCGCCCGAACCGGGCGAGGGCCAGGTCCGCATCGAGGTCCGCGCGGCGGGCATCAACTTCGCGGACATCATGCAGCGACGCGGCCACTACCAGGGCGGCCCACAGCCGACCTACGTCCCCGGAATGGAGGTGGCCGGCGTCGTCGACGCCGTCGGCGAGGGCGTCGGCCGCTCCGTCGGCGACGAGGTGGTCGGGATGGTCGGCGAGGGCGGCTACGCGGAGTACGTCCTCGGCGACGCGAACGGGCTGTTCGACGTCCCCGAGAACATGAGCTTCGAGGAGGCCGCCGGCTTCCCCGTCCAGTTCCTCACCGCGCACAACTGCCTCCACGAGTGGGGCGAACTGGAGGAGGGCGAGTCGGTCCTCATCCACGCCGCAGCGGGTGGCGTCGGGACGGCAGCCGTCCAGATAGCTCGCGAGGCTGGTGCGGAGACGTTCGGCACCGCGAGCACGCAGGAGAAACTCGACCTCGCGAGCGACCTCGGACTGGACCACCCCATCAACTACACCGAGACCGACTTCGCGGAGGAGGTGAACGACCTGACCGACGGCGACGGCGTCGACCTCGTGCTGGACGGCATCGGTAGCGACACCACCGAACGGAGCCTCGACTGCCTCACCCACTTCGGGCGGATGGTCAGCTACGGCGCGGCGAGCGGTGAACCGGGTCGTCCCGACACCGCCTCGCTGCTGTTCGCGAACCAGCGCGTCATCGGCTACCACCTCGGTCAGGCGATGTACCGCACGCCACAGAAGGTGATGAGCGCGGTGCCACCGCTGACGGAGATGCTCTCGTCTGGTACGCTGGAGGTGCAGGTCGGCGAGACGTTCGCGCTGGACGAGGCCGCCGACGCCCACCGCTACATCGAGAACCGCGAGTCGAGCGGGAAGGTCCTGCTCGTCCCGTAG
- a CDS encoding 6-hydroxymethylpterin diphosphokinase MptE-like protein: MRYTDWNPVYEAILRDFGYDRAGDERVRDRLAVLARRFDHDRLPPFAGATVAVCGAAPSLADDLALARRADLVVAASTAADVCRAEGVAVDLMVTDLDKNPETAVELTHESTPVAVHAHGDNRPLVEEYVPQTTSEWTLPTTQAEPVGPVENLGGFTDGDRGAFLADHFGADELLFPGWAFDDPEVSPEKRRKLAWAERLLYWLERRRGERFAVLDGRREDIDTSALPVE; encoded by the coding sequence ATGCGATACACCGACTGGAACCCCGTCTACGAGGCGATACTCCGCGACTTCGGCTACGACCGGGCCGGTGACGAACGCGTCCGCGACCGCCTCGCCGTACTCGCCCGACGGTTCGACCACGACCGTCTTCCACCGTTCGCGGGCGCGACCGTCGCGGTCTGTGGCGCGGCTCCGTCGCTCGCCGACGACCTCGCCCTCGCGCGGCGTGCCGACCTCGTCGTCGCCGCCTCGACGGCCGCCGACGTCTGCCGCGCCGAGGGCGTCGCGGTCGACCTGATGGTGACCGACCTCGACAAGAACCCGGAGACAGCGGTCGAGTTGACCCACGAGTCGACGCCCGTCGCGGTCCACGCCCACGGCGACAACCGGCCGCTCGTCGAGGAGTACGTCCCGCAGACGACGAGCGAGTGGACGCTCCCGACGACGCAGGCCGAACCGGTCGGCCCGGTCGAGAACCTCGGCGGGTTCACCGACGGCGACCGCGGAGCGTTCCTCGCCGACCACTTCGGCGCGGACGAACTGCTGTTTCCGGGGTGGGCGTTCGACGACCCAGAGGTCTCGCCGGAGAAGCGTCGGAAACTCGCGTGGGCGGAGCGCCTGCTGTACTGGCTGGAACGCCGCCGCGGCGAGCGGTTCGCCGTCCTCGACGGTCGGCGGGAAGATATCGACACGTCCGCGCTACCGGTCGAGTGA
- the folP gene encoding dihydropteroate synthase, protein MRTVDAAGLPIGDDHPPRIMGVLNVSSESPYDPSVFDDPGEAATYVDEELVDEGADIVDVGLESANKRLDVLTAEQELDRLDTAVEAIHSVSGDVVFSIETRYHEVAAEALDRGFDMVNDVCGFADPEMPRVCEERDAAVVKMASPPDLERPGAVEEVDDIYDALELNGFTEKTIVDPAFGGWSEAKTLAHDRETFERLREFRGYGRPVLVSINRKNFLRDLAGRSTEAALPVSLAATSMAVERGAHVVRTHDVAETRDAALVGHRFTRDRVRTPSVEELDVTTVREAERHAERLEADVDLSRDAVVRVFEVRAEDRTADRLSTLAAEHGARYVEGSNADLLVGTHRSLTALCSASDPEESETAAVLDDVAGEID, encoded by the coding sequence ATGCGAACCGTCGACGCCGCCGGTCTCCCCATCGGCGACGACCACCCGCCGCGCATCATGGGCGTGTTGAACGTCTCCAGCGAGTCGCCGTACGATCCGAGCGTCTTCGACGACCCCGGCGAGGCGGCCACGTACGTCGACGAGGAACTGGTCGACGAGGGGGCCGACATCGTCGACGTGGGCCTCGAATCGGCGAACAAGCGACTCGACGTGCTGACCGCCGAGCAGGAACTCGACCGTCTCGACACGGCCGTCGAGGCCATCCACTCGGTCTCCGGCGACGTCGTCTTCTCCATCGAGACGCGCTACCACGAGGTCGCCGCCGAGGCACTGGACCGCGGGTTCGACATGGTCAACGACGTCTGCGGGTTCGCCGACCCGGAGATGCCGCGCGTCTGCGAGGAGCGAGACGCCGCCGTCGTCAAGATGGCCTCGCCGCCGGACCTCGAACGACCCGGCGCGGTCGAGGAGGTCGATGATATCTACGACGCCCTCGAACTGAACGGCTTCACCGAGAAGACCATCGTCGACCCGGCGTTCGGCGGGTGGTCGGAGGCGAAGACGCTCGCCCACGACCGCGAGACGTTCGAGCGCCTCCGGGAGTTCCGCGGGTACGGGCGGCCGGTGCTCGTCTCCATCAACCGCAAGAACTTCCTCCGCGACCTCGCGGGTCGCTCGACGGAGGCGGCCCTGCCGGTCAGCCTCGCGGCCACGTCGATGGCCGTCGAACGCGGGGCGCACGTCGTCCGCACCCACGACGTCGCCGAGACGCGCGACGCGGCGCTCGTCGGCCACCGGTTCACCCGCGACCGGGTCCGGACGCCGAGCGTCGAGGAACTCGACGTGACGACGGTGCGCGAGGCCGAACGCCACGCCGAGCGGCTGGAGGCCGACGTCGACCTCTCGCGAGACGCGGTGGTGCGCGTCTTCGAGGTCCGGGCCGAGGACCGCACCGCCGACCGACTCTCGACGCTCGCCGCCGAACACGGGGCGCGATACGTCGAGGGGTCGAACGCCGACCTGCTGGTCGGCACCCACCGGTCGCTCACGGCACTCTGCTCGGCGAGCGACCCGGAGGAGAGCGAGACGGCGGCGGTGCTGGACGACGTCGCCGGCGAAATCGACTGA